One Sediminibacillus dalangtanensis genomic region harbors:
- a CDS encoding aminotransferase class I/II-fold pyridoxal phosphate-dependent enzyme, giving the protein MTSQEQTPLFTGLVNHMNRKPIQFHIPGHKKGAGMNPDFRAFIGDNALGIDLINIEPLDDLHHPQGMIKQAQDLAAEAFSADYTFFSVQGTSGAIMTMVLSVCGPGDKIIVPRNIHKSVTTAIIFSGATPVFIHPEVDNELGISHGITPEAVEKALSANPDAKGVLVINPTYFGIAADLKRIVEIAHTFEVPVLVDEAHGVHIHFHKALPVSAMDAGADLAATSVHKLGGSLTQSSVLNLREGLVSHERVQSILSMLTTTSTSYLLLASIDAARKHLAVNGQGFIDETIHLANKTRDAINRIPNLYCVGSEILGSEATFDYDPTKLIISVKNLGLTGYDVELWLRKHYRIEVELSDMYNILCIITPGDKEEETDTLVEALDKLAWERSSYAIQKSVPVKIPEIPLLSMSPRDAFYADTEVIPFQEASGRISAESIMVYPPGIPIFIPGEIITADNIQYIRENLKTGLPVQGLEDETLQSIRVIKEHKAFR; this is encoded by the coding sequence ATGACATCACAGGAACAAACTCCGTTATTTACTGGATTGGTGAATCATATGAACAGAAAACCAATTCAATTCCATATCCCCGGTCATAAAAAAGGCGCAGGAATGAATCCCGATTTCCGGGCATTTATTGGGGATAACGCTCTCGGAATTGATTTGATTAACATTGAACCCCTTGACGATCTCCATCACCCGCAAGGTATGATCAAGCAAGCCCAAGACCTTGCTGCCGAAGCTTTTTCTGCTGACTATACTTTTTTCTCAGTCCAAGGGACAAGCGGCGCTATTATGACAATGGTATTAAGTGTTTGTGGACCTGGCGACAAAATTATCGTCCCGCGAAACATTCATAAATCGGTGACGACCGCGATTATTTTTTCCGGTGCTACGCCGGTGTTCATCCATCCGGAAGTGGACAATGAACTCGGTATTTCCCATGGTATTACTCCTGAAGCAGTAGAAAAGGCATTAAGCGCAAACCCGGATGCCAAAGGGGTGCTGGTAATCAATCCAACCTATTTTGGAATTGCTGCCGATTTGAAAAGAATAGTCGAGATAGCACACACTTTTGAAGTTCCGGTCTTAGTTGATGAAGCGCATGGGGTCCACATCCATTTTCACAAAGCCCTTCCTGTGTCTGCCATGGATGCAGGTGCAGATTTGGCCGCCACGAGTGTTCATAAACTAGGGGGATCGCTTACCCAAAGCTCGGTACTTAATTTGAGGGAAGGCTTGGTCTCCCATGAAAGGGTTCAGAGCATCCTATCGATGCTTACGACCACATCTACTTCTTATCTGCTTCTTGCTTCCATTGACGCTGCCAGGAAGCATTTGGCTGTAAATGGACAAGGATTCATCGACGAGACCATTCATTTGGCAAACAAAACAAGAGATGCCATTAACCGAATTCCGAACCTTTACTGTGTCGGCAGTGAAATACTTGGCAGTGAGGCGACATTTGATTACGACCCGACCAAATTGATTATCTCTGTTAAAAACCTCGGTCTCACTGGTTATGACGTAGAATTGTGGCTTCGAAAGCATTATCGAATCGAAGTGGAATTGTCGGATATGTATAACATTCTCTGCATTATTACTCCGGGAGATAAGGAAGAGGAAACAGACACGCTTGTCGAAGCATTGGATAAACTGGCTTGGGAACGCAGCAGTTATGCCATTCAGAAAAGTGTACCCGTCAAGATACCCGAAATACCTCTCTTATCCATGTCGCCAAGAGACGCTTTTTACGCAGATACCGAAGTTATTCCGTTTCAGGAAGCATCCGGCCGGATCAGCGCTGAATCCATCATGGTTTATCCGCCGGGTATTCCAATTTTTATTCCTGGTGAAATTATTACTGCAGATAACATCCAATATATCCGGGAAAACTTAAAAACCGGTCTGCCTGTTCAGGGACTGGAGGACGAAACATTACAATCTATCCGAGTGATAAAAGAACATAAAGCCTTCAGATAA
- a CDS encoding NAD(P)H-dependent flavin oxidoreductase, whose translation MKWNTQITELLGIDYPIIQGGLAYLAYADLAVAVSEAGGLGQITAMSLTTEKQLQQEIVKVKEKTDKPFGVNFSIGQQRRPFQGMVQAAIDAQVPVITVTGGNPEQVLTMTKGTGIKTLVLVAAKRQAQKAEQLGADAVIVVGQEGGGHLGRQDTGTFVLTPQVVEAVSIPVIASGGIGDGKGMMAAMALGAEAVEMGTRFIATKECIHAHPAYKQALLEAGEHDTLVIKRSLGAPARALRNKWTEKIVELEQDNPGYEVLQPYISGEANKRFIYEGEGSNGFGWGGQISARISDIPSVKHLIKRTMGEAADIRRTWSVGKEESL comes from the coding sequence ATGAAATGGAATACCCAGATAACGGAGTTACTAGGAATAGATTATCCGATAATTCAGGGAGGTCTTGCATATTTGGCCTATGCGGACCTAGCCGTCGCTGTATCCGAGGCAGGTGGACTAGGACAAATAACGGCAATGAGCCTTACAACTGAAAAACAATTGCAGCAGGAAATAGTAAAAGTGAAGGAAAAGACAGACAAACCATTTGGCGTCAATTTTTCCATTGGTCAGCAGCGCCGTCCGTTTCAAGGGATGGTACAAGCAGCAATCGATGCACAAGTTCCTGTTATAACGGTAACCGGAGGGAACCCCGAACAAGTGCTAACGATGACGAAGGGCACAGGGATTAAAACATTGGTGCTTGTAGCCGCCAAACGGCAAGCACAAAAAGCAGAGCAGTTAGGAGCAGATGCTGTTATTGTGGTAGGACAGGAAGGTGGAGGACATCTAGGGAGGCAAGACACAGGTACATTTGTTTTGACTCCGCAAGTGGTAGAGGCCGTATCCATTCCAGTGATTGCTTCTGGCGGTATCGGAGACGGAAAAGGGATGATGGCTGCTATGGCTTTAGGTGCTGAAGCAGTGGAAATGGGGACAAGGTTCATCGCCACCAAGGAATGTATCCATGCTCATCCAGCGTATAAACAAGCCCTTTTAGAGGCAGGAGAGCACGATACTTTGGTTATTAAGCGTTCGCTTGGCGCTCCCGCTAGAGCACTGCGCAATAAATGGACAGAAAAGATCGTAGAATTGGAGCAAGATAATCCCGGGTATGAAGTTTTACAGCCTTATATAAGTGGGGAAGCGAATAAACGGTTTATTTACGAAGGAGAGGGTTCAAACGGATTTGGATGGGGAGGCCAAATTTCGGCAAGAATAAGCGATATTCCCAGCGTGAAACACTTAATCAAAAGAACGATGGGTGAGGCGGCCGACATCCGAAGGACTTGGAGTGTAGGAAAGGAGGAAAGTCTGTGA
- a CDS encoding UPF0223 family protein produces the protein MNYSYPIEETWTKQEIIDVVNFYSLVEQAYESGVKRDDLMLAYTRFKQIVPSKSEEKQLCGKFEKESGYSCYRTIKKANEAGTGGKIKM, from the coding sequence GTGAACTATAGTTATCCAATTGAAGAGACATGGACAAAGCAGGAAATCATCGATGTGGTCAATTTTTATTCCTTGGTGGAGCAGGCTTATGAGAGCGGTGTGAAGCGTGATGATTTGATGCTGGCATATACTCGGTTTAAACAAATTGTTCCTTCGAAAAGTGAAGAAAAACAGCTTTGTGGTAAATTCGAAAAAGAATCTGGTTACTCTTGCTATCGGACAATAAAAAAAGCAAATGAAGCCGGTACTGGGGGAAAGATAAAAATGTAA